In Eleutherodactylus coqui strain aEleCoq1 chromosome 4, aEleCoq1.hap1, whole genome shotgun sequence, the following are encoded in one genomic region:
- the CSDE1 gene encoding cold shock domain-containing protein E1 isoform X2 — translation MSFDPNLLHNNGHNGYPNGTSALRETGVIEKLLTSYGFIQCSERQARLFFHCSQYNGNLQELKVGDDVEFEVSSDRRTGKPIAVKLVKIKTEIMPEERINGQVVCAVPHNLESKSPAAPGQSPSGSVCYERNGEVFYLTYTPEDVDGSIQLETGDKINFIIETNKHTGAVSARNIMLLMKRKQMRCQGVVCAMKEAFGFIERGDVVKEIFFHYSEFKGDLEALQPGDDVEFTIKDRNGKEVATDVRLLPQGTVIFEDISIEHFEGVVTKVIPKVPNKNQNDPLPGRIKVDFVIPKELPFGDKDTKSKVTLLEGDHVRFNISTDRRDKLERATNIEVLPDTFEFTDESREMGVIAAMRDGFGFIKCVDRDARMFFHFSEVLDGNQLHISDEVEFTVVPDMLSAQRNHAIRIKKLPKGTVSFHTQSDHRFVGIVDKEATAASKSSSPNKGKEKEGEEGIISYEDCGIRLTVSYLVRDLEGSPAPQSGDKVEFSICEAKRTGQQSAVNLKVLGRNSNSKRFHGFVATLKDNFGFIETANHDKEIFFHYSEYSGDVDKLELGDMVEYCLSKGKGNKISAERVTKVHQVNGSTDDVNPTVYWGKVVRPLRSVDPTQTEYQGMIELLEEVVDKEKIAEETPEQAEEADAEASTETNKQDSMKGRLFPFGIVGMVNKADCLQKGETVKFQLCVLSQNGQTMACNIEPLRRGTVECVKDQFGFINYEIGDSKKLFFHVKEIQDGVELQAGDEVEFSVILNQRTGKCSGCNVTLISKGPELVAAPRPDRLVSRLKSITLDDASAPRLMVVRQPRGPDNTKGFGIERKIRQAGVID, via the exons ATGAGCTTTGACCCAAACCTTCTCCACAACAATGGACACAATGGGTACCCCAATGGTACTTCAGCACTGCGTGAAACAGGCGTGATTGAGAAACTGCTAACATCTTACGGATTTATCCAGTGTTCAGAACGTCAAGCTAGattattcttccattgctcacaaTACAATGGGAACTTGCAAGAGCTTAAAGTTGGAG ATGATGTTGAGTTTGAAGTGTCATCAGACCGGCGTACTGGTAAACCAATTGCGGTTAAATTGGTAAAGATCAAAACTGAAATTATGCCAGAAGAAAGAATTAATGGACAG GTCGTCTGTGCTGTGCCTCATAATTTGGAAAGCAAATCCCCGGCTGCCCCAGGCCAGAGTCCCTCAGGGAGTGTGTGCTATGAACGTAATGGA GAAGTGTTTTATCTAACCTATACCCCAGAAGATGTGGATGGAAGTATTCAGCTTGAGACTGGAGACAAAATTAATTTTATTATTGAAACTAACAAACA CACTGGTGCAGTAAGTGCTCGTAACATCATGCTGCTTATGAAGAGGAAGCAAATGCGATGCCAGGGTGTGGTCTGTGCTATGAAG GAAGCCTTTGGATTCATTGAAAGAGGGGATGTTGTAAAGGAGATATTCTTTCACTACAGCGAATTTAAGGGAGACCTTGAAGCCTTACAACCTGGAGATGATGTGGAATTCACAATCAAAGATAGAAAT GGTAAAGAGGTTGCTACTGACGTGAGGCTTCTACCTCAaggtactgttatttttgaagaTATCAGCATAGAACACTTTGAAGGGGTGGTTACCAAAGTTATCCCTAAAGTACCCAACAAAAACCAG AATGATCCCTTACCCGGACGTATAAAAGTTGACTTCGTGATCCCTAAAGAGCTTCCTTTTGGAGATAAAGATACAAAATCAAAGGTGACCCTTTTGGAAGGCGATCATGTTCGATTCAACATTTCAACGGATCGTCGGGACAAATTGGAGCGTGCCACAAATATTGAGGTTCTTCCAGATACCTTCGAGTTTACGGATGAGTCAAGAGAAATG GGTGTGATTGCGGCAATGAGGGATGGGTTTGGTTTTATAAAATGCGTTGATCGGGATGCCAGAATGTTCTTTCACTTCAGTGAAGTCCTGGATGGAAACCAGCTTCATATTTCAGATGAAGTGGAGTTTACTGTTGTCCCT GACATGCTTTCTGCCCAAAGAAATCATGCAATCAGAATTAAAAAGCTCCCAAAAGGAACAGTTTCATTCCACACCCAGTCCGATCATCGTTTTGTTGGCATTGTAGACAAAGAAGCCACTGCTGCCTCTAAATCCAGCAGCCCCAACAAAGGAAAGGAAAAG GAAGGTGAAGAAGGAATTATCTCATACGAAGACTGTGGCATCAGACTTACTGTGTCTTATCTCGTCAGAGATCTAGAAGGATCACCTGCTCCACAATCTGGTGACAAG GTAGAGTTCAGCATTTGTGAAGCCAAGAGGACCGGCCAACAGAGTGCAGTTAACTTAAAAGTTCTTGGACGAAACTCTAATAGTAAAAGGTTTCATGGTTTTGTGGCCACACTGAAAGATAATTTTGGATTCATTGAAACTGCAAATCACGACAAGGAGATCTTCTTTCACTACAG TGAGTATTCTGGAGATGTAGATAAACTAGAGCTAGGAGATATGGTGGAGTACTGCTTGTCCAAAGGAAAAGGGAACAAGATCAGCGCCGAAAGAGTCACTAAGGTCCATCAAG TTAACGGATCCACTGATGACGTTAATCCAACGGTGTACTGGGGAAAAGTAGTCCGACCCTTACGAAGTGTAGATCCAACACAGACTGAATACCAGGGTATGATAGAGCTTTTAGAAGAGG TTGTGGACAAAGAGAAGATAGCTGAAGAGACTCCCGAACAAGCTGAGGAAGCAGACGCTGAAGCCAGCACTGAAACCAACAAGCAAG atAGCATGAAAGGACGCCTTTTCCCCTTTGGCATCGTGGGAATGGTAAATAAAGCAGATTGTTTGCAAAAAGGCGAAACTGTCAAGTTCCAGCTCTGTGTTCTAAGCCAGAATGGGCAGACCATGGCCTGCAACATTGAACCACTCCGCAGGGGTACTGTTGAATGTGTGAAAGATCAG TTTGGGTTCATTAACTATGAAATTGGTGACAGTAAGAAACTATTCTTCCACGTTAAAGAGATACAGGATGGAGTTGAGCTGCAGGCTGGCGATGAAGTGGAATTTTCGGTTATTCTTAATCAGCGAACTGGAAAGTGCAGTGGCTGTAATGTTACACTAATTAG TAAAGGCCCTGAACTGGTGGCAGCTCCTCGCCCAGATAGACTAGTGAGTCGCTTGAAAAGCATAACATTGGATGATGCCAGTGCACCTCGTCTCATGGTTGTGCGTCAGCCCAGAGGCCCAGATAATACAAAG GGATTTGGCATAGAGCGAAAGATCCGTCAAGCTGGTGTCATTGACTAA
- the CSDE1 gene encoding cold shock domain-containing protein E1 isoform X3, producing the protein MEKLYTVSESLTPSTALPISPTSSSCAPKKQKRTPLYQRSMSFDPNLLHNNGHNGYPNGTSALRETGVIEKLLTSYGFIQCSERQARLFFHCSQYNGNLQELKVGDDVEFEVSSDRRTGKPIAVKLVKIKTEIMPEERINGQVVCAVPHNLESKSPAAPGQSPSGSVCYERNGEVFYLTYTPEDVDGSIQLETGDKINFIIETNKHTGAVSARNIMLLMKRKQMRCQGVVCAMKEAFGFIERGDVVKEIFFHYSEFKGDLEALQPGDDVEFTIKDRNGKEVATDVRLLPQGTVIFEDISIEHFEGVVTKVIPKVPNKNQNDPLPGRIKVDFVIPKELPFGDKDTKSKVTLLEGDHVRFNISTDRRDKLERATNIEVLPDTFEFTDESREMDMLSAQRNHAIRIKKLPKGTVSFHTQSDHRFVGIVDKEATAASKSSSPNKGKEKEGEEGIISYEDCGIRLTVSYLVRDLEGSPAPQSGDKVEFSICEAKRTGQQSAVNLKVLGRNSNSKRFHGFVATLKDNFGFIETANHDKEIFFHYSEYSGDVDKLELGDMVEYCLSKGKGNKISAERVTKVHQVNGSTDDVNPTVYWGKVVRPLRSVDPTQTEYQGMIELLEEVVDKEKIAEETPEQAEEADAEASTETNKQDSMKGRLFPFGIVGMVNKADCLQKGETVKFQLCVLSQNGQTMACNIEPLRRGTVECVKDQFGFINYEIGDSKKLFFHVKEIQDGVELQAGDEVEFSVILNQRTGKCSGCNVTLISKGPELVAAPRPDRLVSRLKSITLDDASAPRLMVVRQPRGPDNTKGFGIERKIRQAGVID; encoded by the exons ATGGAGAAGCTATATACTGTATCAGAGTCCCTTACACCATCTACTGCTCTCCCTATAAGTCCCACCTCCTCCTCATGTGCGCCCAAAAAGCAGAAGAGGACCCCCCTGTATCAGAGATCT ATGAGCTTTGACCCAAACCTTCTCCACAACAATGGACACAATGGGTACCCCAATGGTACTTCAGCACTGCGTGAAACAGGCGTGATTGAGAAACTGCTAACATCTTACGGATTTATCCAGTGTTCAGAACGTCAAGCTAGattattcttccattgctcacaaTACAATGGGAACTTGCAAGAGCTTAAAGTTGGAG ATGATGTTGAGTTTGAAGTGTCATCAGACCGGCGTACTGGTAAACCAATTGCGGTTAAATTGGTAAAGATCAAAACTGAAATTATGCCAGAAGAAAGAATTAATGGACAG GTCGTCTGTGCTGTGCCTCATAATTTGGAAAGCAAATCCCCGGCTGCCCCAGGCCAGAGTCCCTCAGGGAGTGTGTGCTATGAACGTAATGGA GAAGTGTTTTATCTAACCTATACCCCAGAAGATGTGGATGGAAGTATTCAGCTTGAGACTGGAGACAAAATTAATTTTATTATTGAAACTAACAAACA CACTGGTGCAGTAAGTGCTCGTAACATCATGCTGCTTATGAAGAGGAAGCAAATGCGATGCCAGGGTGTGGTCTGTGCTATGAAG GAAGCCTTTGGATTCATTGAAAGAGGGGATGTTGTAAAGGAGATATTCTTTCACTACAGCGAATTTAAGGGAGACCTTGAAGCCTTACAACCTGGAGATGATGTGGAATTCACAATCAAAGATAGAAAT GGTAAAGAGGTTGCTACTGACGTGAGGCTTCTACCTCAaggtactgttatttttgaagaTATCAGCATAGAACACTTTGAAGGGGTGGTTACCAAAGTTATCCCTAAAGTACCCAACAAAAACCAG AATGATCCCTTACCCGGACGTATAAAAGTTGACTTCGTGATCCCTAAAGAGCTTCCTTTTGGAGATAAAGATACAAAATCAAAGGTGACCCTTTTGGAAGGCGATCATGTTCGATTCAACATTTCAACGGATCGTCGGGACAAATTGGAGCGTGCCACAAATATTGAGGTTCTTCCAGATACCTTCGAGTTTACGGATGAGTCAAGAGAAATG GACATGCTTTCTGCCCAAAGAAATCATGCAATCAGAATTAAAAAGCTCCCAAAAGGAACAGTTTCATTCCACACCCAGTCCGATCATCGTTTTGTTGGCATTGTAGACAAAGAAGCCACTGCTGCCTCTAAATCCAGCAGCCCCAACAAAGGAAAGGAAAAG GAAGGTGAAGAAGGAATTATCTCATACGAAGACTGTGGCATCAGACTTACTGTGTCTTATCTCGTCAGAGATCTAGAAGGATCACCTGCTCCACAATCTGGTGACAAG GTAGAGTTCAGCATTTGTGAAGCCAAGAGGACCGGCCAACAGAGTGCAGTTAACTTAAAAGTTCTTGGACGAAACTCTAATAGTAAAAGGTTTCATGGTTTTGTGGCCACACTGAAAGATAATTTTGGATTCATTGAAACTGCAAATCACGACAAGGAGATCTTCTTTCACTACAG TGAGTATTCTGGAGATGTAGATAAACTAGAGCTAGGAGATATGGTGGAGTACTGCTTGTCCAAAGGAAAAGGGAACAAGATCAGCGCCGAAAGAGTCACTAAGGTCCATCAAG TTAACGGATCCACTGATGACGTTAATCCAACGGTGTACTGGGGAAAAGTAGTCCGACCCTTACGAAGTGTAGATCCAACACAGACTGAATACCAGGGTATGATAGAGCTTTTAGAAGAGG TTGTGGACAAAGAGAAGATAGCTGAAGAGACTCCCGAACAAGCTGAGGAAGCAGACGCTGAAGCCAGCACTGAAACCAACAAGCAAG atAGCATGAAAGGACGCCTTTTCCCCTTTGGCATCGTGGGAATGGTAAATAAAGCAGATTGTTTGCAAAAAGGCGAAACTGTCAAGTTCCAGCTCTGTGTTCTAAGCCAGAATGGGCAGACCATGGCCTGCAACATTGAACCACTCCGCAGGGGTACTGTTGAATGTGTGAAAGATCAG TTTGGGTTCATTAACTATGAAATTGGTGACAGTAAGAAACTATTCTTCCACGTTAAAGAGATACAGGATGGAGTTGAGCTGCAGGCTGGCGATGAAGTGGAATTTTCGGTTATTCTTAATCAGCGAACTGGAAAGTGCAGTGGCTGTAATGTTACACTAATTAG TAAAGGCCCTGAACTGGTGGCAGCTCCTCGCCCAGATAGACTAGTGAGTCGCTTGAAAAGCATAACATTGGATGATGCCAGTGCACCTCGTCTCATGGTTGTGCGTCAGCCCAGAGGCCCAGATAATACAAAG GGATTTGGCATAGAGCGAAAGATCCGTCAAGCTGGTGTCATTGACTAA
- the CSDE1 gene encoding cold shock domain-containing protein E1 isoform X1 has product MEKLYTVSESLTPSTALPISPTSSSCAPKKQKRTPLYQRSMSFDPNLLHNNGHNGYPNGTSALRETGVIEKLLTSYGFIQCSERQARLFFHCSQYNGNLQELKVGDDVEFEVSSDRRTGKPIAVKLVKIKTEIMPEERINGQVVCAVPHNLESKSPAAPGQSPSGSVCYERNGEVFYLTYTPEDVDGSIQLETGDKINFIIETNKHTGAVSARNIMLLMKRKQMRCQGVVCAMKEAFGFIERGDVVKEIFFHYSEFKGDLEALQPGDDVEFTIKDRNGKEVATDVRLLPQGTVIFEDISIEHFEGVVTKVIPKVPNKNQNDPLPGRIKVDFVIPKELPFGDKDTKSKVTLLEGDHVRFNISTDRRDKLERATNIEVLPDTFEFTDESREMGVIAAMRDGFGFIKCVDRDARMFFHFSEVLDGNQLHISDEVEFTVVPDMLSAQRNHAIRIKKLPKGTVSFHTQSDHRFVGIVDKEATAASKSSSPNKGKEKEGEEGIISYEDCGIRLTVSYLVRDLEGSPAPQSGDKVEFSICEAKRTGQQSAVNLKVLGRNSNSKRFHGFVATLKDNFGFIETANHDKEIFFHYSEYSGDVDKLELGDMVEYCLSKGKGNKISAERVTKVHQVNGSTDDVNPTVYWGKVVRPLRSVDPTQTEYQGMIELLEEVVDKEKIAEETPEQAEEADAEASTETNKQDSMKGRLFPFGIVGMVNKADCLQKGETVKFQLCVLSQNGQTMACNIEPLRRGTVECVKDQFGFINYEIGDSKKLFFHVKEIQDGVELQAGDEVEFSVILNQRTGKCSGCNVTLISKGPELVAAPRPDRLVSRLKSITLDDASAPRLMVVRQPRGPDNTKGFGIERKIRQAGVID; this is encoded by the exons ATGGAGAAGCTATATACTGTATCAGAGTCCCTTACACCATCTACTGCTCTCCCTATAAGTCCCACCTCCTCCTCATGTGCGCCCAAAAAGCAGAAGAGGACCCCCCTGTATCAGAGATCT ATGAGCTTTGACCCAAACCTTCTCCACAACAATGGACACAATGGGTACCCCAATGGTACTTCAGCACTGCGTGAAACAGGCGTGATTGAGAAACTGCTAACATCTTACGGATTTATCCAGTGTTCAGAACGTCAAGCTAGattattcttccattgctcacaaTACAATGGGAACTTGCAAGAGCTTAAAGTTGGAG ATGATGTTGAGTTTGAAGTGTCATCAGACCGGCGTACTGGTAAACCAATTGCGGTTAAATTGGTAAAGATCAAAACTGAAATTATGCCAGAAGAAAGAATTAATGGACAG GTCGTCTGTGCTGTGCCTCATAATTTGGAAAGCAAATCCCCGGCTGCCCCAGGCCAGAGTCCCTCAGGGAGTGTGTGCTATGAACGTAATGGA GAAGTGTTTTATCTAACCTATACCCCAGAAGATGTGGATGGAAGTATTCAGCTTGAGACTGGAGACAAAATTAATTTTATTATTGAAACTAACAAACA CACTGGTGCAGTAAGTGCTCGTAACATCATGCTGCTTATGAAGAGGAAGCAAATGCGATGCCAGGGTGTGGTCTGTGCTATGAAG GAAGCCTTTGGATTCATTGAAAGAGGGGATGTTGTAAAGGAGATATTCTTTCACTACAGCGAATTTAAGGGAGACCTTGAAGCCTTACAACCTGGAGATGATGTGGAATTCACAATCAAAGATAGAAAT GGTAAAGAGGTTGCTACTGACGTGAGGCTTCTACCTCAaggtactgttatttttgaagaTATCAGCATAGAACACTTTGAAGGGGTGGTTACCAAAGTTATCCCTAAAGTACCCAACAAAAACCAG AATGATCCCTTACCCGGACGTATAAAAGTTGACTTCGTGATCCCTAAAGAGCTTCCTTTTGGAGATAAAGATACAAAATCAAAGGTGACCCTTTTGGAAGGCGATCATGTTCGATTCAACATTTCAACGGATCGTCGGGACAAATTGGAGCGTGCCACAAATATTGAGGTTCTTCCAGATACCTTCGAGTTTACGGATGAGTCAAGAGAAATG GGTGTGATTGCGGCAATGAGGGATGGGTTTGGTTTTATAAAATGCGTTGATCGGGATGCCAGAATGTTCTTTCACTTCAGTGAAGTCCTGGATGGAAACCAGCTTCATATTTCAGATGAAGTGGAGTTTACTGTTGTCCCT GACATGCTTTCTGCCCAAAGAAATCATGCAATCAGAATTAAAAAGCTCCCAAAAGGAACAGTTTCATTCCACACCCAGTCCGATCATCGTTTTGTTGGCATTGTAGACAAAGAAGCCACTGCTGCCTCTAAATCCAGCAGCCCCAACAAAGGAAAGGAAAAG GAAGGTGAAGAAGGAATTATCTCATACGAAGACTGTGGCATCAGACTTACTGTGTCTTATCTCGTCAGAGATCTAGAAGGATCACCTGCTCCACAATCTGGTGACAAG GTAGAGTTCAGCATTTGTGAAGCCAAGAGGACCGGCCAACAGAGTGCAGTTAACTTAAAAGTTCTTGGACGAAACTCTAATAGTAAAAGGTTTCATGGTTTTGTGGCCACACTGAAAGATAATTTTGGATTCATTGAAACTGCAAATCACGACAAGGAGATCTTCTTTCACTACAG TGAGTATTCTGGAGATGTAGATAAACTAGAGCTAGGAGATATGGTGGAGTACTGCTTGTCCAAAGGAAAAGGGAACAAGATCAGCGCCGAAAGAGTCACTAAGGTCCATCAAG TTAACGGATCCACTGATGACGTTAATCCAACGGTGTACTGGGGAAAAGTAGTCCGACCCTTACGAAGTGTAGATCCAACACAGACTGAATACCAGGGTATGATAGAGCTTTTAGAAGAGG TTGTGGACAAAGAGAAGATAGCTGAAGAGACTCCCGAACAAGCTGAGGAAGCAGACGCTGAAGCCAGCACTGAAACCAACAAGCAAG atAGCATGAAAGGACGCCTTTTCCCCTTTGGCATCGTGGGAATGGTAAATAAAGCAGATTGTTTGCAAAAAGGCGAAACTGTCAAGTTCCAGCTCTGTGTTCTAAGCCAGAATGGGCAGACCATGGCCTGCAACATTGAACCACTCCGCAGGGGTACTGTTGAATGTGTGAAAGATCAG TTTGGGTTCATTAACTATGAAATTGGTGACAGTAAGAAACTATTCTTCCACGTTAAAGAGATACAGGATGGAGTTGAGCTGCAGGCTGGCGATGAAGTGGAATTTTCGGTTATTCTTAATCAGCGAACTGGAAAGTGCAGTGGCTGTAATGTTACACTAATTAG TAAAGGCCCTGAACTGGTGGCAGCTCCTCGCCCAGATAGACTAGTGAGTCGCTTGAAAAGCATAACATTGGATGATGCCAGTGCACCTCGTCTCATGGTTGTGCGTCAGCCCAGAGGCCCAGATAATACAAAG GGATTTGGCATAGAGCGAAAGATCCGTCAAGCTGGTGTCATTGACTAA